TTTGAAGTCTGGCCGATTCTCGGCGACATGTACCTCGAACGTGTCTACATGCTGTTCACCATGGCCATGTGGTGCATCGCTCCCGGCAAACGCTTGCTGCCCAACGTGCAACATCTGGGCGTCATCGCCTTCGCCGGCGCGGTCCTCATCACCTGGGGAATGTCCCCCTGGATGGAAGCCGGTCAGGTCGGCGTCGAAAACTGGTTCAAGGTGTTGGTCTTCTATGTGCTGCTTGTGACCAGCATCAATACGGAGAAGGACTTACGGCGAATTCTCGGCGGGTTTCTCGTCGTCATGGCGATCTATTTGTTGCACTCGCTGAAGGAATTTCTCGGCGGGCGACACGTCTACCGCATGAGCATTGCCCGGATGGTCGGCGTCGATACGTCGATGGGCGACCCAAACTCGTTCGGTTCAACGATTATCTATTCTTTACCGATCGTGACGGTCTTCTGGTCGGTGACGACCTCCAAACTGTTGCGACTGGGGCTGTTGGGATACGTCGGCCTGTGCATGCTCTGCATTCTGCTGACCGGCTCGCGCGGGTCGCTGCTGGGCCTCATCATGATCGGCGGGATTCTCATGCTTCGCAGTCGGCGTATTGTGCTGTACGGAATCCTTGCGGTGCTGTTCAGCCCGGTCATCTTCATGGCATTGCCTGAGTCGCTGCAAAATCGCTTTCATACGATCATCGATCCATCGGTCGGCCCGGCCAACGCCATCGAATCCGGGCAGGGTCGAATCGACGGGTTCTTCACCGGCATGGAATTACTCGCGGAATCGCCATTGGTCGGGATCGGCCCCGGTGCCTGGCGACCTCGAACGCGATCGATCATCGAATCGCACAATCTTTATGGCCAAGTCGCCGGCGAAATGGGGATGCTCGGCATCGTGAGCTTCTTTGGCATGGTCTTGCTCGTGTACCACAACATTCGCACAATGAACAAACTTCGTAAGCGATACCCGCCGCAATCGCCGGACGAAGAATTTCTGTATCGCACCGCGCGGGCGGTCGGCCTGATGTTCTTCATGATGTTATCATTGGGCATGTTTGGCCACAACCTGTTTCGCTACAATTGGTTATGGTTCGGCGGCATTCTCATCATCGCCCATCATTGTGTGCTGGTGCGGCTGAAACAGCGCAGCATGAATGCCGCCCCGATGCGGCTGCCTCGAGTGATGCCGGTCGGTTTCCCGCGACCGATCGGGCCAGGCTCGGGACCGATGCGAGCAGGGTGATCTCGGCGAACGCGAATCGCGGCGAACTTGCAGGGCTAGCGACTCTGCGGGTTGATCCGCGCGGGTTTCTGCCCGAACCGCCAGAAAGTCGCACCGCATCGCTTGACGAACCGCCCGGGAAATGGCATCGTCAAGAATGCGGTAAGCGATGTTCGCAGCGGGGTAATTCGCATGAATCGACGAGCATGGATCACGACGGTCGGCGGTTGGCTCTCGGCCAGCATCGCTCTGGCTCAAGATGCACCTGCACCCGAAGCCCCAGCACCTGCACCTGCCACGCCAGCCCCGGCGAACATCATCCCCAGCGGATTTCGCGGGTTCGTTGTCATCGACAACCGATACCTGGGCAAAGATGATCCCGTCACCAATCGCAACCGCAAGGGCAAACTCCACTGCCCGGTGTGCGAATTTGGCCTGAATCCATCGGTGTTGGTGATCGCTCGCAAACTCCCGACCGGTGCCGACGACCCCGTGACGAATCTGCTCATCCAATTGGACCGCTTGGGGGTGCAATTCAAATCGAGCCGCTTCGGTGTGGCGTCCATCTTTCTGACGCTGGATAAAAATATCGAAGATGACGATTATCGAGATTTGAAAATTGCGGAAGCCGAAAAATCCCTGACGGATGCCAAACTGCAAGCCTCGCAAGTGCTGATCTCCGAATCAACGATCGAAGCCCAAGGCGCACCGCAAGTTGCGCCGTCGGTTAAGGCGTTCCAGATCGACGATGCGGATGGCGTGACTGTGATCTTCTACAATCGTCTGAAGGTCATCAATCGCTGGACGTTCGCCAATTCCACCGAAGTGACCAGCGAGAAGGTCCAGACCATCACCGATGCCGTGAAAACGCTGCTGACCCCGAAATCGCGCCCCCGACCGACACTGATTCTGACGCAGCCCAACGGCTGATCCACCAACTGAATCGCATCGGACCCGCATTCCGCACACGGAAACGAGCACTGTTCTCGTTTCCGTGTTAGTGTTTCCGCATTGGTGGCCCCGCATCACTGTTTCAGTGTCGGGATTTCTTCCACGTCGGTATCCGAATGATTCAATAGCAGAAATGAGAGGACCGCGACGGCTCCCAAACCAATGGCGACCGCCCCAGCGTACCAAATGGGGGTCTGCGCGATGGCTGCTGGTCCATCCAGCGACGGGCTGATCCGCATGGCGTAGTAGCCAGCCCCGGCGAGCGCAAGGCCCGTGAAGAATCGCCATTTCGCAATCAACCGAAATGTGCGCGGCGTCGATTCGGTTTCATCGATCGAAATTTGATAGCCAGTCCATGATTGGCTTGGTCGGCTGAGTTGCGACATTTGTTCGACCTCCTGTCGGCGTGCGAGTCGGCATCCTGCCTATTGTCCTACGATAATCCCGAACGCGATTGCTGTCGAGTCGATCTCAGATTCGCGGAATTTCTTCCTTGGATTTGAACGAATTCAACAGCAACAGATCGAGAAATTGTTGGATCCAGGCGTATTGTTCGCTCTCGTGATCGATCTTAAATCGAGTAATCGCCTCCGAACGAATCCAATCCCGGAGCGATGTCCCAAACTCTTGCGACCGTGCATACCAATCGCAAACCATTTCCGCGACATAGATTTCCGGCATATTTTCCACTCCGCCCCAATATTCGGGATGGTGCGGATTCGTCTGCGTGTGCTGCGCAATGGCCATCGCCAACTTCTCCGGCGGGGCATCTGGCCCAACATGCAGATACTGCCATTCAATCCCATGGAATTTCGAGGCATCATGCACGTGGCCCAGCCCAATCAGGATGCGGCCCAAGTCGATTCGACCTTGCGCGATCAGTCGGCGGCCCAACAGCAAGCAGGCTTCGCGGACCAACTCGATATGCCGAACCAGATTCTCCAAATGCTCTTCAGGTCGATACATTTTGCCAGGCCCAAGCGAAGGAAATCGGGGACTCCGGAAGGGAATTCGCCTCCGGGAATGGCCTCAGTGTACCATGGTGGCGTTCCACGTTCCAACGCGGTTCCCTGAATGCGCCATCGATTCTGCAAACCACGCCGGCGAGGCGGACTAGATTTCCCCGGCCAGGCGGTCTACGATGAAGCATGACACGGGGACCATCAATCGACGAGCACCGGATGCATCGTCTGGGGGCAATCATGAGTGCGGCGGGGATCTTATTTGCTTGGCGAGGGCCAGACGGTTGGGAAGTCTGCTTGGCCAAGCGCTCGCTGGAGCCAGATTTGGGGAAATGGTATTGTCCGGGTGGTGGCGTCAAACATGGCGAATCACCTTGGGACGCTGCCACGCGCGAAACCTCCGAAGAATGGTGCAACGGCGATTCCGTCGTGCAATTCTTTGGGAAATATCTCCCCCATCCTGGAATCCGCTCGCTCGCCAAACAACATGTCTACCATTCCGGCGGATGGTCGTTCACCACCTATTTATTGGAAGTGACCGAAAAATTCCCACCTGGAATGATCCATCTTAATGACGAATTTCTGCCCGATTCCGCGGAATGGATCGCCGTGGGTGATTTGGTTCGCTTGCATGAGCAAGATTTGTTGCGATACAACCTCGTGCGAGCGGCCCGTGCGTTCGGATTGATCCCGCCCGGCTAAGTCGGCAGCTTCGGATCGCGCATCGACGATTCTCTCGCCCAACCCTTCCCTGCTCAAACGGTGTGCCGTTCGTTGGTGGATAATCCCATGACGGCGGCCGCAACGCCTGAGGCAGAGTCGCACTCGCATCCGCATGATGATCGATCTGTGGAAACGAAAAAGCCCCAGCAGATGGGTCGGAACCTGCTGGGGTGTGCGGTCAGTCGTGGAGTCATCTCGGCCCGGAATCAGCATCCCAGGCCGAAACGAATTTGGCGATCAGCCAACCAGAGCGCTGATGGGCTTGCCTTCGCCGGCGATGGCCATCGGGCGGCCCAGGTTATCGCGGACTTGGGTCGTGGGGTCGAGGCCCAGGCCCTTGTAAACCGTCGCGAAGACGTCTTGGATGCGGACCGGGTTGTCCTTGACGGCTTCCCCACCCGCGTCGGTCGCACCAAAGGCTTGGCCGCCCTTGATCGAACCGCCACCGACAACCACCGACCAGGCTCGCGGATAGTGATCGCGGCCACCGTTTTGGTTGATGCGAGGAGTCCGGCCGAATTCACCCATCCACATGATGACGGTGCTTTCGAGTAGCCCGCGGTCCTTGAGGTCACGGGTCAGAGCGCCCATGGCCTTGTCGAGGATGTCCAAGCGGCCAGTCATGCCGGTGGTGTGCAGAGCGGCGAAGATGTTCTGGTGCATGTCCCAGCCACCGAGCTCGACTTGCACGCAGAGCGAACCGGCTTCGACCAGCTTGCGGGCGAGCAAGCAGCCCTTGCCGAACGGGTTGTTCCCGTATTCGGCTTGCAGCGCGGTCGGTTCCTTATCGAGCGAGAACACGTCTTTGCGGCTGGAGACGACGAGGTTCAGCGCCTTGTCGTAGACATCCTTGTGAGCCTTAGCGGCGTCGGTCGGGATGCCAGTGCTGGATTGGAAGCGCGATTCCAGGCTGTTGAACAGCGTAGCGCGGCGTTCCATCCGAGTGGCCACTTCGCCCACTTCCTTGGGGGGACGAATGTTTTCCGGCGGCGAGCCCGGATTTTGGATGGTGAACGGAGCGTACTTCATGCCCAAGAAGCCACCGTTGTTGAGGCGAGCGCCGTTGATGGCGATGAACGGGGGCACATCGTTCGCTTGTTCGGCCATTTGTTGGGCCAGAACCGAACCGATTTGCGGGTATTCCACAATCGGGTTGGGCGACATGCCGGTGTGCATCAGCTGCGTGCCACGCATGTGATCGCCTTCGCTGGTGGTCAGCGAGCGGATCAGAGCGAGGTTCTTCATCTGCTTGGCGACGTTGGGCAGGTGCTCGGTCAGTTGAACGCCGCTGGCGGCGGTGTTCATCGGCTTGAACAGACCACCGTTGGGATGTCCGGGCTTGGGATCCCACAGGTCGAGGGTCGTCGGGCCACCGCTCATCCACAGAACGATCAGGCTCTTATGATTCTTCTTCATGGTCGGGGCTTGAGCGTGCAAACCCGACAGGAACGATGCGCTCGGCGCGGCCAAGGCAGACAGCCCGGCGACATGCGACATGAAATGACGACGATTCATCATTGGCAAGCCTACCCCTCAAGAGTTCCTGGGTGACCGGAAATCTCAATTGTGAGAATGCGAGTGAGACGTTGATTCAGTTTGATGCCCCGGACATTCGCTGTCAAGCAAACTCGGGTCGATGATCGTTGATTCATCGTTCCTCGCCAACACTCTCTCCGACGCAGCGAGCATTTCGGAAGTTCCCGGATTCGCTGAGAAATTTTTCGATCGGAAAATTTTACCGCTTCTGATGGGTTCCTGATTGCATGCGCCATCTTCCCAGTTACGATAAATCCATTACCACTGTGCCACTTTGTAGGGCGAATCCGCTATGCCGTCCCAGCCATCGTCTGTTGAAGTGCAGGCCGTTCGAGATCTCGCCGCCGCTTACGAGCGCATGACCGATCAAATCAGCAAGGTCATTGTCGGCCAGAAACTCGTGGTCGAACAACTGCTGATTGCCATGTTCAGCCGCGGTCACTGCCTGCTGGTGGGGGTGCCGGGGCTGGCCAAGACCCTGCTGGTCAGCACCGTCTCGAAGATTTTGCACCTGAGCTTCAAGCGGGTTCAATTTACCCCCGACTTGATGCCCTCGGACATTACCGGCACAGACATTCTGCAAGACGATCCCGAAACCGGCCGCCGAAAATTTACCTTCCTCAAAGGGCCGTTGTTCGCCAACATGGTGCTGGCGGACGAAATCAACCGGACCCCGCCGAAGACGCAAGCGGCGCTGCTGGAAGCCATGCAGGAGCATCACGTTACGGCCGGTGGCAATACCTATCCGCTCCCGGAACCGTTCTTCGTGCTCGCCACCCAAAACCCCATCGAACAAGAAGGCACCTACGCTCTGCCCGAAGCGCAGTTGGACCGCTTCATGTTCAACATCCGCGTCGAATATCCGACTCGGGATGAAGAAATTCAGATCATGAAAGCGACTACCGCTGGCCTGAAGCCCGAACTCTCTCCCGTGCTGGATGGCAAGCAAATTTTGCTGCTGCAAGACATGGTCCGAAAAATCAGCGTCGGCGATCACGTCTTTGCGTATGCGGCCGATCTGGTGCGGGCGACTCGGCCACGGGAACCGGGAGTGCCCAAGTTTGTGCCGGATCTCGTGAGTTGGGGGGCGGGTCCGCGGGCGTGTCAGTATCTGATTTTGGGTGCAAAAGCGCGGGCGATTCTGCACGGTCGCGTCCATGCCACCACGGAAGATATTCGCCAAGTTGCGTATCCGGTGCTGCGGCACCGCGTGATGACCACCTTCAATGCAGACGCCGAAGGCATTACCTCCGATCAAGTGATTTCGCGGTTGATTGAGTCGATTCCGCTGCCCCAAGAAGAGGCCGCCGGCAAAGTCCGCCGCGCGTAATTCGCCCCATGGCCAATATCCGATTCGATCCCACCGAACTCCGCAAGTATGGCGGGTTGACACTGGTCGCCCGCACACTCGTGGAAGGCTTCATTACCGGCGTGCACAAAAGCCCCTACAAGGGCTTCTCCGTCGAATTCGCGGAGCATCGCCAATACTATCCCGGCGACGAAATTCGCCACATCGATTGGCGCGCCTACGGCAAAACCGATCGCTACTACATCAAAGAATACGAAGAAGAAACCAACCTCAAATCGTATCTTCTGGTGGATGCCTCCGGGAGCATGGCCTTTCGTGGGGCACCGGGCCAACCCAGCAAGTTCGAATATGCCCAATATGTGGCCGCATCGTTGTCGTATATGATGCTGCACCAGATGGATGCGGTGGGGCTGATTACGCACGACACCAAGGTGCGCTCGCTGATTCCGCCGCATGCCAACACCAAGCACCTGCTGCAATTGATTTCCACGCTGGAAAAAACCACTCCCGGCGACGAAACCAGCATGGGCAAAATCTGGCACGAACTCGCCGCCCACCACCTCAAGCGCCGGGGGATGGTGTTCATTCTCTCGGATTTCTTCGACAACATCGATTCGCTGGTGCGGGCCTTGCAGCATTTGCGGCATCGGCGTCACGAAGTCGTGCTGCTGCAAATCCTTGCGCCCGAGGAAATCGAATTTCCCTACTCCCGCATGACGCAGTTTCGCAACCTGGAAATCGGGGCAAACAAGCTGCTTGTCGATCCACGACGGATTCGGGAAGAATATCTGAAAAATTTTGAGAATTTCTGCACGACCCTGCGTCGCAAAGCGGGCGATCTCAAAATCGATTATCACCTGCTGCGAACGGATCAGCCCGCCGACCGTGCGCTGGGGATCTACCTGACCGTCCGCAACCAACGAGCCTAAGCCGAGTTGTCTCGAAGGAACGCATCCGATGTTTTCGATGCTCTACGGCTTGGTCGCCGTCTCGATTCCGCCGATTATCCACCTGCTCAGCCGCAAGCGGTTCGACATTGTGGATTGGGCCGCGATGCAGTTTTTGCAAGTCAGCGAGCGCACCCGCCGCAAGGTGTTCCTGGAAGAACTCCTGCTGATGCTGATTCGCATGCTGCTGATTGCGCTGTTGGTGCTGTCGTTGGCCGCGCTCACCACCACCTTCAGCATGTTCGGAGCACTGGGCATTCAACCCAGCCGCGATGTCGTGCTGGTGATCGACGGCTCCGCGAGCATGGGGTACATTCACAACGGGAAATCCGCCCAAGCCGCCGCCCAGGAACAAGCCAAAGCGATCTTGCAGCAGTTGCAACCGGGCGATCATGTGGGAGTGGTTTTGGCCCGCGATGTGGCCAAGCCGCTGCAACCGAATCTGAGCGTCGATTCCTCCGCCGTGGGCAGTCTGCTGGAAAATCTCCCCGAACCGCGCGGCGGAGTCGATTGGCCGGGAGCGATCCAAGAATCGCTGCAACTGCTGAAAACATCCAAACAATCGCGGCGCGAAATCATCATTCTCACGGATACGCAACGCTCCGGCTGGTCGGAAGATCGGGCCTTGGAACGCTGGGAATTGCTGACGCAGAAAATCAAAGCCGAGGGGGCGAAACTCCCCTCGCTGTCGGTGCTGAATGTCGCCCCGGATCGTCCCAAAGAAGTCACCAACTGGTCGCTGGTGCCGCTGCGGGCCGGTCGGAATGTGGCTGCGGTCGGTCGAGAAGTGCGGTTTCGCGGCATGCTGCAATCGCACGGGCCGGAAGGCACCCCACCGGGGAAAATCCGCATCCTGATGGATGGCCGCCCCGCTGGCGAAGTGTCGCAACTCGGTCAGTCCGGCGAGCGAGGCCGATTGCCCTTCAGCTTCAATCTCACCTTCGCCACGGCGGGTTCGCATCTGGTGACGGTGCAAATTGCCGATGATCCCCTGGCCGCGGATAATCGCCAAGATTTCGCCATGGAAGTCGTCAATGCCGTCCCGATTCTGATCATCGACGGCGATTCGCGGCCCAATCAGCGGCAGCGCACCAGCGATTTCATGCGGGATGCCCTCGCCCCGATGCGAGATCCCGCTCCGGCATTTGTCACGCAAGTGGTGACCAGCAGCCAATTTACGCCGGAAATGCTCACCCGCCCACTCAACGCCGATCCAGCGACTGTGCCGCGCGTATTGATTCTCAGCGATGTCCCACGATTGGAACCGAATCAATATCAGGCCGTGGAAGCATTCCTGGCCAGTGGCGGCGGTGTGCTGGTCACGCTGGGCACGCGAGCCGATGCCGCCTTTGCGAATGAACGCTGGTATCGCGAAGGCAACGGTTGGCTGCCCGCGGAGTTGGTCGAACCGATCGGCCTGGCCAACGACCTGAAGCAAGCCGTGCAGTTGCGACCGGCCAGCCTCACGCATCCGGCCTTGGAGCGATTCCGCGAACCCGGCCCCGGAAGCCTGTTGAGTGCCTATTTCCCCCGACATTGGAAGCTAAAATTGGGCGAACAATCGTCGGCAGTCCCCATCGCCGGGTTCCTGGATGGCGATCCGCTGTTTGTCGAGCGCAGCTTCGGCAAAGGTCGCGTGATTCTCAGTTCGATCGGCCTGGACAACGGCTGGCGCACGAATCTCACCGATTTGATGGATTATCCGCGGATGATGCACGAATTGGGATTCTATCTGGCCAGTGGTCGCAGCCCGGCGACGAATCTCGAACCCGGCCGCCCGATTGTGTTTACGCCGATTCAACCCGAACCGCCCGGCCCGGTATCGGTCAAACCGCCGGAAGGGATCACCCGGCGATTGGACGTGAGCGAATGGCCCGCCATCGACGAACAGACCCGCGATCCGGGTGTGTATCAACTCACCACCGAGCGCGGGCAAATTGGCTATTTCGTGGTGCAAAGCGACGCCAGCGAATCCGAATTGACCCCGCTGACCGACAGCGACAAGGAACGACTCGCCAAGCCGTTGCCCGATTTGCGATTTGCCGATTCGACCGAGACGATCTTCTCCACGGAAAATCTGCCACCCGAGGAGCATGATTTGTGGTGGATTCTGATGCTGGGCGTGGTGGTGATGATGCTCAGCGAAATTTGGTTCACACGCACAATTGCCCTGCGAGCTGCCAGTGGCGGCATCTGATTGCGTGTGGGGGTGCCCGTTGACAATCCCGGACTCCGGGGATGGAGCGTGTTTGGCATGGCTAGTGTGACACTCCCGTTGACCGATGCCTCCTTGCATCTGGCACCGCAGCTCTCCAACGCCTCGTTGACGGTGAATTTTCTCATCTTCGGGCTTGGATTTGGCCTGCTCATGATGCTGGCCGGTGTGCTGTATCGCTACGAATTGCGGCTGATCGCCCCAAGTTCCGCGCGCATGCTTCTGGGACTGCGCTGCCTGGGACTCGCAATCCTCTGGGCCATCATCTGGCTCAAGCCCGTCGTCCAGCGACCATCCTCCGAGACTCTCCCCTCGCAGGTGGTGATCGCCCTGGATCGCTCCTCGAGTATGCAGACCGTGGACCCGCAGCGGACACCCAAAGAAAAGTTGCAACTGCTGCTGCGGTATCAGTTTGCGGCGGATCTCGTGGACAACGCCACGCTCACCAAATGGATCGATGCGTGCTACGATGACGCGGCACCGGGATTCCGGCTGGCCAGCGGCAGCGAGGATTGGGAAAGCAAAAAACGCTACGATGCCGTCATCGCCCGCGCCGATTCGATCACACGGGCGATGATTTCCCAAAAACTACTGGTGCCCGAAGACAAGCCCGGTTTGCTGGAAGGCATCGCGACGAAGCAAACGATGTCGGTGGAAGGCTTTGCGCAAGAATCGACTCCACTGCCGAATGAATCCACGCCCCTGCGGGCAGCGTTGGCCCAACCGATCCCGATGGCGGAAGGTTCGGACCTTCGCGCTCCGTTGGCCAAAACGCTGGAACGCAACGCGCCCGGCCAAAATCCGGTCGTCGGCGTCGTACTGCTGAGCGATGGCCAACACAACTGGGGGCCGTCGCCGCTGGCGCAAGTGCCGGAATTGCTGCAGCGCAACATTCCGATTTATCCCGTGGTGGTGGGTCCGCGCAAGGCTCCATCGGATATCGCGATTTCGCAGGTGGTCGGCCCAACGGCAGTCTTTCAAGCGACGGATGCCACCATCGATACCAGCGTGTTGGTCACGAATATGCCGGCGGGGAAAATCACCGTAACCCTCACGGGGGAAACCGCTTCTGGCGAGAAGCGTGAGCCGCTCACCGAGACAATCGATCACGATGGCACGAATCGCTCGTACCCAGTTCGCTTTCGGCCACGCATGGAAGCGGCGGGCACCGAAACGCTCACCGTCACCGCGAAGCCCGAAGGCGAGTTGAAGGACGATCACCCCACGAACAACTCGCGGCAAATGCGCGTCAGCATCGCCCCGGAAAAGGCCAAAGTGCTCATTGTCGATGGCGAAGCGCGATGGGAATATCACTACCTGGCGGGTGCGTTGCAGCGGGACCCGACGATGGATATTCGCTCGGTGGTGTACCATCAGCCGCGCCTCAACAAGATTCCCGAGGCCGACTTGGAATCGCTGAATTACCCTGCGCTGAAGTTGCCCGCCGATCCGGATGCGCTGGCCAGCTACGATTGCATCATTCTGGGCGATACTCCGCCGGAAGACCTGCCGCTGGCGGATCGGATGCGGCTGGAAAAATACGTCGCCGAGAGTGGCGGCACGCTGGTGATTCTGGCCGGGAAGCGGGCGATGCCGATGGAATACCTCAAGCCGTTGCCCAATGGCGATCTCGACCCCATCGCACGGCTGCTGCCGATTCAGTCTGCCGAAATGTTCGCCCCACGAACGGGATTCCCGGTGAGCATGACCGCCGAGGGCAAACGCACGGCATTCTTGCAGATGGAACCCGATCCGGGGCAAAGTCTGGAGCGCTGGGCCAAGTTGCCGAAACAATTTTGGGGCGTGATTGGCCGCGCCAAAGACGGCGCTGTGTCGCTGGGCTACGTCGAAGGACCGGCTGGCGATGCCCCCCTTCCCGCCGGCAGCATCAACCAGCAGGAACGCGATCGCTCGTTGATGGTGCGCCAGAATTTCGGCTTCGGGCGTGTGCTGTTTGTCGGCCTGGAAAGCACGTGGCGGTGGCGATTCAAAGTCGGCGACAAATACCATCACCAATTTTGGGGCCAAGTCATTCGCTGGGCCGCATCGGATAAGCCGCTGACTGCGGGGGATCGCAACGTGCGATTCGGCAGCCGCGAGCCAGTCGTTCGCGCCGATCAGCCCGTTGAAGTGTTGGCCCGACTATCGGATCGCATCCGCAAACCGAACGACGGCGCACTGTTGGGCATGCGGCTGCTGAAAATCGACCAAGAAGGTCAGCCCGGCAAAGCGATCGGCGTGATCCCGATTGAGCCACAAACGGGCCGACCGCGCGAATTGGCCGGGGTCATGCGCGATCTCGCGCCCGGCGATTACGCCCTGGAATTGGTCGTGCCCGAACTGGCGGAACAGCTCGACCGACTCGCCGGGCCAGAAGGCAGCCCCACCAAGATGCAGGCAAAATTCCGCGTGTTGCCACCCGAAACCGCCGAATCCGCCGAACTCTCCACCAACTGGCCGCTCATGGAGAAACTCGCGCAAGATTCGGGTGGCAAACTGTTTACGCCCGAAACCGCCGATGAGTTGATCGAACTGCTCCAGACGAAAACCGCCAGCCGCGAGATCACCAGCGAACATCGCTTGTGGAATTCCTGGTGGACGTTGATCCTGGTCTTGGTATTGGTGTCTGGGGAGTGGCTGCTGCGGAAATCGGTCGGCCTGCCGTGATCGCCGCCGGAAGCGCCGCCGGGAGTGCCGATGCGCCGCCGCTGCCGACACCGCATCCGCCTTGGCTCGCATCACTCCGCCTGAGAGTCCCCGAATCGGATCGCGCCGCCAATGCGGATTCCGATTCGGCGTGACGCGATGCCAAGCGGCCAACCCATGCAGCGAAGGGGGATTGGAATGCGTTCGGTTGCCGATGTGGTGGGATATTTGCGCCAGTTTGCGCCGCTGGAATTGGCCGCCGATTGGGACAATGTCGGGCTGCTGCTCGGCGATCGTGACCAGCCGGTGACACGGATGCTCACCTGCTTGACGATCACGCCGGAAGTCGTTGCAGAATCGGTAGATACGTCGGTTTCGATGATTGTCAGCCATCATCCGATTCTCTTCAAAGGTGCGAAAAAACTCAGTTCAGATACCCCCGAGGGGCGGTTGCTGCTGCCGCTGATGCGGGCAGGTGTCGCGGTTTACAGTCCGCACACGGCGTTTGACAACGCGCCCGACGGAATCAACACGCAGCTCGCCACGCAATTGGGTGCGGTGGATCTCACCCCGCTGCGATTGAAAGAGGGGGCACGCCAATCGAAAATTGTCGTCTTTGTGCCCGAAAGCGATCTCGCACCGGTCAGCGATGCCCTGTTTGCGGCGGGCGCGGGGCAGATTGGCGAATACCGCGAATGCAGTTTTCGCACAGCCGGGACCGGCACCTTTTTCGGCAGTGCGGCGAGCAATCCGACCATCGGCCAAGCCGGTCGCCGCGAGGAAGTCAGCGAGTGGCGGCTGGAAGCGATTTGTCCCGAAGGCAAGATTGATGCCGCCATCGCAGCGATTCGCGCGGCCCATTCCTACGAAGAACCGGCATTCGATGTCTACCCGCTGCGGCCGAATCGCACCACTGGCGAAGGGCGAGTGGGGCGACTGCCCAAAGCGACAACGCTGCAAAAACTCGCCCAGAAAGTGAAGAAGGAACTGCGAGCCGGGGCCGTGCAACTCATCGGCGAACCGACGCGTCCGGTCACGCGCGTGGCGGTCGCCTGTGGCGCGGCGGGCGAATTCCTCACCGATGCCATCCGCGCCAAGG
This DNA window, taken from Tuwongella immobilis, encodes the following:
- a CDS encoding Nif3-like dinuclear metal center hexameric protein; the encoded protein is MRSVADVVGYLRQFAPLELAADWDNVGLLLGDRDQPVTRMLTCLTITPEVVAESVDTSVSMIVSHHPILFKGAKKLSSDTPEGRLLLPLMRAGVAVYSPHTAFDNAPDGINTQLATQLGAVDLTPLRLKEGARQSKIVVFVPESDLAPVSDALFAAGAGQIGEYRECSFRTAGTGTFFGSAASNPTIGQAGRREEVSEWRLEAICPEGKIDAAIAAIRAAHSYEEPAFDVYPLRPNRTTGEGRVGRLPKATTLQKLAQKVKKELRAGAVQLIGEPTRPVTRVAVACGAAGEFLTDAIRAKADVFLTGEMRFHDYLTAQSAGIGVLVCGHYPTERPAVEALAIRLAAAFPEIPVTASQRETDPVHWV
- a CDS encoding vWA domain-containing protein, translated to MFSMLYGLVAVSIPPIIHLLSRKRFDIVDWAAMQFLQVSERTRRKVFLEELLLMLIRMLLIALLVLSLAALTTTFSMFGALGIQPSRDVVLVIDGSASMGYIHNGKSAQAAAQEQAKAILQQLQPGDHVGVVLARDVAKPLQPNLSVDSSAVGSLLENLPEPRGGVDWPGAIQESLQLLKTSKQSRREIIILTDTQRSGWSEDRALERWELLTQKIKAEGAKLPSLSVLNVAPDRPKEVTNWSLVPLRAGRNVAAVGREVRFRGMLQSHGPEGTPPGKIRILMDGRPAGEVSQLGQSGERGRLPFSFNLTFATAGSHLVTVQIADDPLAADNRQDFAMEVVNAVPILIIDGDSRPNQRQRTSDFMRDALAPMRDPAPAFVTQVVTSSQFTPEMLTRPLNADPATVPRVLILSDVPRLEPNQYQAVEAFLASGGGVLVTLGTRADAAFANERWYREGNGWLPAELVEPIGLANDLKQAVQLRPASLTHPALERFREPGPGSLLSAYFPRHWKLKLGEQSSAVPIAGFLDGDPLFVERSFGKGRVILSSIGLDNGWRTNLTDLMDYPRMMHELGFYLASGRSPATNLEPGRPIVFTPIQPEPPGPVSVKPPEGITRRLDVSEWPAIDEQTRDPGVYQLTTERGQIGYFVVQSDASESELTPLTDSDKERLAKPLPDLRFADSTETIFSTENLPPEEHDLWWILMLGVVVMMLSEIWFTRTIALRAASGGI
- a CDS encoding vWA domain-containing protein encodes the protein MFGMASVTLPLTDASLHLAPQLSNASLTVNFLIFGLGFGLLMMLAGVLYRYELRLIAPSSARMLLGLRCLGLAILWAIIWLKPVVQRPSSETLPSQVVIALDRSSSMQTVDPQRTPKEKLQLLLRYQFAADLVDNATLTKWIDACYDDAAPGFRLASGSEDWESKKRYDAVIARADSITRAMISQKLLVPEDKPGLLEGIATKQTMSVEGFAQESTPLPNESTPLRAALAQPIPMAEGSDLRAPLAKTLERNAPGQNPVVGVVLLSDGQHNWGPSPLAQVPELLQRNIPIYPVVVGPRKAPSDIAISQVVGPTAVFQATDATIDTSVLVTNMPAGKITVTLTGETASGEKREPLTETIDHDGTNRSYPVRFRPRMEAAGTETLTVTAKPEGELKDDHPTNNSRQMRVSIAPEKAKVLIVDGEARWEYHYLAGALQRDPTMDIRSVVYHQPRLNKIPEADLESLNYPALKLPADPDALASYDCIILGDTPPEDLPLADRMRLEKYVAESGGTLVILAGKRAMPMEYLKPLPNGDLDPIARLLPIQSAEMFAPRTGFPVSMTAEGKRTAFLQMEPDPGQSLERWAKLPKQFWGVIGRAKDGAVSLGYVEGPAGDAPLPAGSINQQERDRSLMVRQNFGFGRVLFVGLESTWRWRFKVGDKYHHQFWGQVIRWAASDKPLTAGDRNVRFGSREPVVRADQPVEVLARLSDRIRKPNDGALLGMRLLKIDQEGQPGKAIGVIPIEPQTGRPRELAGVMRDLAPGDYALELVVPELAEQLDRLAGPEGSPTKMQAKFRVLPPETAESAELSTNWPLMEKLAQDSGGKLFTPETADELIELLQTKTASREITSEHRLWNSWWTLILVLVLVSGEWLLRKSVGLP